Below is a genomic region from Anoxybacillus flavithermus.
TAGACAGAGCAATCTTCTTTTTTCACAATGATCGTCTCACCTAAAATATCAGATAGCATTGGTGCAATAAGCTTTTCGCATTCGCCCCTTCCATCGCAATATGGAATGACCATCTCAATATCAACACTTCCTTTGTCTAAACTATAAATTTCAACATCGTTCACATCGACACCAAACTGTTGAAGGGCGTGCAAAATTTGTTCTTCTTGCACATAATAATTTTCACGCTCTTTTTGAATTTCTTTCGCAAAATCCTCCATCACTTGCGATACACCTAATAACTGTTCGGCCACAAGCCTTCTACTCTCTTTCATTTGCTGTTTTAGTTTTTTATTCGCTTTATAAAACGACACATCTTTCTCAATGATTTGAACAACTTTATTTGCTTTCACACAATGTTTATTCCATTCTCGCAACAATTTTGCATTTGTCATTTGATCATTTTCACTTGCCTCTTGCATAATTTTTTTCATGTAGTCATATGTTTTATCGAAGTGGTTAATCCAACATTGGTCTTTCTTAAAACACGTTTGGCACGTTTTGGCAGCTACATCACTTAAAAAGTAATCAATTTCACGTTCTTCCTCCTCTTCGTGCGTAAGTACACCGTAGGAAGAGAAGCTTTTCGACAATGCTTGAAACACATGAGAAAATTGTTCCACTCGCTGAGCGGTAACATCGCGAATTTTTCGAACATATTGTTGTTGCTCATTCGTATGTTCAATCGTTCCCGGCACATATTTCGCCATTTTACTCGTCAACGATTGTGGGGTCATCAAAAAAAGCAAAACCGCTAATAGCGACTCCACAATATTCGGGACAATGTCTGCGATCCCTTGACTATAAAGAGCAATTAACAATGTTGCAACGACAAGACCAAGAGAAACACCTAACTTCCTTCCTTCTTTCAATAGTCCTCCAAGCAACCCAGCAAAAGCAAGTAAGCTCATTTGATATAAATTTGAGACGCTCGCTAAACTTAAAATAAGCCCTGTGACAACACCGACCGTTGAACCAACGGTAGCCCCGGCTACAAAAGCAAACAACAATAATAAATAGCGCGATGCAACATGTTCTAACGAAAGATCATGAATCGACCAACCAACCATCCCTGTCAGCATGGAAGAAATAAGAATAACGAAAGAAATGACTTCTTCTGGTTTTAACGTTTGTTTATATTTTTGATGATCAAACAACGGCACGCTTTGTAAAAAAATGAGCGTTAAAATCGAGCCAAGTCCCGCTTCAATAAGCATCGTCATTCCCTCGTATATCGTCCATTCATGTCCCCATGTATAAATCATGCCTGTTTTCGCAAAAATAGAGGCAAAAAACACGACAACGGGCAATCTTTTTGGCAGAGCATCAATCCAGAAAAATAGACGATAAAAGATAAGAAACATCACGATCGAAGCAACGATAAATAAAGAAGTGTAAAAAGAAACGGTCAACGATCCTGCGAATAAAGCAATAAACACAAAACCTAACTTATCGCGTCGAAGTAAATAAATTGCTGCAAAAAAAGGCAAAGCAAACGGTGTCATTTTTGTTAAAATGAGAGCTCGTCCAAGCAAAAAACCGATAACTAGAAATAAAAACCCTTGTTGAAATAATAAATGACTGAATCGAACTGTAAACCGCTGAAGCCATTGTGTCACCGTTGTTTTTGTCCGACTTAAAGGTACTTCCGCCATTTGATTGACTAACTTCCGTTCCACTCTCTCCATGTTCATCCTCTCCCCTTTTCCATATATCAGCCTATTACTTCGTATTATACAGACTGAATTATCAAAATTTTGTCAAAAAAAGAAGATGAATCGCATAAATTTTTCGACGGAATATCACAAAAAACGGCTTATATAAACAAAAAAACACCAATTTCGTGACGAAATTGGTGTTTCTTATGACCCGTACGGGATTCGAACCCGTGTTACCGCCGTGAAAGGGCGGTGTCTTAACCACTTGACCAACGGGCCATCATGCAATTTGGTAGCGGCGGAGGGAATCGAACCCCCGACCTTACGGGTATGAACCGTACGCTCTAGCCAGCTGAGCTACGCCGCCACGCAACGACATTTACAATTCTACTACGTTTCTTCAGCAAAGTCAACAGCTTTTCGCTAAAATCCAAACGAAAAGCATCCATAAATAGAATGGATGCTTGTATGAACTGCCTCATGTCCCATTCGGCAGCAAGTTAACCACGTCGAGCACCACGACCTCCTCGTTTTGATTCGGTATGGCGTTTAAGGGATGCCAAACGATCTTCACTTTCTTTTAAGAAACGGCTAATTTTCTGCTCAAAGCTCTCTTTTGAAGCGCGATCGTTTCCTTTGTTGCGCGGACGTGAAGCTTGTTCCTTTGCCTTCTTGATCGATAAACCAATTTTTCCATCCTTCTCAACATTAATGACACGAACTTCGACAACATCTCCTACTTTGAGATGTTCATTAATGTCTTTTACGTAGCTGTCAGCCACTTCACTAATGTGCACTAAGCCTGTCGCGCCTTCTGGTAACTCAACAAACGCTCCGAATTTTGTAATGCCCGTTACTTTTCCCTGTAACTTGCTGCCTACTTCAATTGACATAAAAAAAGTGCTCCTCCTTAAAATCTGAAAAATCGTTTCTTTCATTATACATAATGAAAAAAACAAGTGTCAATAAGCCTTCTGCCTATCTTACTTACTCATCCGGAGTGATAAAAATAATTTCTCCCTCTTTCGACAAAAAATATTGTTTTCGAGCCAATTCGGCAATATATTGATCATCGTTTAATTTTTTAATTTCTTCTTTCAGCCTCTTTTCATCTTGTTGCAACGTGTGTAACTTTTCTTCTAACTGCTCTTTTGTTTTTATTTGTTCGTCAATCATAGAAGATTGTACCATCATCGTATATAAAAATAGCGAAGAAGCGGCTAACGCCATCGTTGCTACAATACTAAAACGAATCACCTTTTTTTTACGACGTTGCGTCTTTTTATATTCTTGTTTTTCTTGTTGAATGACATACGATGTTTGTATTTTTTTCACTTTACTTCTCTGTGGGGCGCTCATATTTTCACCGCTCCTTCTTCACTACCTTTTTTTTCTGAACATATTCGCTATTTTTGCAAGAAACCCTTTTCCGATATGAAAAATGCGACCAACCGCTGCTTGAAAACGAAGTGGGGTTTGGCGCCAAATGAAACGCCCAATCCATATAAATGGCTGCAATAAAAAACGTATAAACATATGGATTACTTTATATAAAATTTTACCAACTGACAAAACGAAATGGCAAGTAGTGATGAATAAAAAAACAAAAAAACGGTAAAGAAGTCGGAGCGGAAGTATGATAGTATAATAAAACATTCGGATGATTAGACGATATAACGTTACAAAGATGTCAATAATTTTTTGCAACAAACGAACGTACATACGTTGAAATAAAGCTTGATAGGCAGCATATCCGCATAAGATGGCCAAAAAAATATACAAACGAACTTGCCCGTTGTTAATAACTAATAATGTGTAAAAGACATATAGCGCTTGCGTGACCCAAAAAAGAATGTCTGCAACCCATACGATAAGTCGATGACGCTTGGAACGATTGGATATGTGTGCATATGTGTCAAAAGATGCCCCAATGATCATCCCGATGCCGATCATGGCAAGCAAAGTCGTAAATTGCACGTGCAAACTCATTTAAACAACTTGCTAAAGAACCCTTTAGCCTTCTCCGTGTGATGCTCGTCTAAATAAATGATTTCGAAAATTTTACCTTTAATCGAGACAATTCCCTTATCTACATCTAAATTTTTCATTTGTAAATTTTGTCCTTTCACAGACAAAAAACCCATAACCGTTTCCAGTAAAAATTCTTCATTATCAAAACTTTCTACTTGTTTTACACCGGTAATTTCTAACGTGCGCCGACTGCGCATAACAATGTCATGTTCTTGAATCGGACCTTTATTTCCAATGTTTTGTGTCATCAACGTCTCCCCCTCACAACGATCGTTTGTACAAGTGTATGAGGGGGGAAAATAGTTTAGAACAAGCTATTCCACTCGCTCTTCTTTTACAATTTCATATAACGCACTCGCATCTTCTTTTTTCGCATGTTCTTGTAATTCGACTACTTTCACCGTCACATGTTTTTGACCAAATTGAATCATAATTTCATCGCCTATTTTTACGGTTGAACTCGCTTTCGCTTGTTGGCCATTAATCCATACACGTCCTTGATCAGCCACTTCTTTTGCTAACGTTCTTCTTTTAATGAGCCGTGAAACTTTTAAAAACTTATCGAGTCGCATATTATAACCCCTCCCTTTTCGCTTCTTCCCATATTTCATCTAATTGCTCTAAAGAATACGCATGCCAAGCTTTCCCTTGTTGTTTTACTTTTTGTTCAATGTATTGAAAACGATGGTAAAATTTTTCGTTCGCCATGGCTAACGCCTCTTCAGGATTGACTTTATAATATCGGCATACGTTAGTAAGCGCAAATAGTAAATCTCCAAATTCTTCTTTTAGTTTTTGCTCATCCATACGATCGGCTTCTTGCTGTACCTCATTCATTTCTTCTTCAACTTTACGCCACATCGGCTCTACGTCCGACCAGTCAAATCCAACTTTTGCTGCTCTTTTTTGATATTCATATGCGCGCAGCGTACTCGGTAACGCTTTGGCAACATCGTCAAGTAATGAATGAAGTACGTCTTCTTTTTCCGCCTGCTTGATTGCTTCCCAGTTGCGTACAACCTGTTCCGCATGCTCAACATGAACGTCTCCGAATACATGAGGATGGCGCCGAATCATTTTTTCTGTAATGGCCCGAATGACATCGTCAATCGAAAACATTCCTTCATCTTCACCAATTTGAGCATGAAGCATAACTTGCAATAATACATCGCCAAGCTCTTCAATTATATTTTCATCATCTTGCCGATCAATCGCATCAAGAAGCTCATACGTCTCTTCAAGCAAATACTTTTTCAGCGACTCGTGCGTTTGTTTCCGATCCCAAGGGCAACCGTTAGGCCCACGCAACGTCGCAATCACACGGCGTAAAGTAGTAAAATCGTGATACAATAGCTCGTCATTTTCTACTTTTGGTACGTAAACGCTCGTTAAATTGCTCACTGTTATGACCCGATCTAGCTCATATAGCGGGACTTTTTCGATGCGTTGTTGTTTACTTCCTGCCGCATAAACAATAAAAATAGGATAATCGTGTGGTAATTTTTCCAATAAAGCTAGTTTCACATCGGATGCAATGAACGAGTCATATACTTGACAAAAAATAATATGATTTCGCAACTGAATTTCGTCTTGTTGAAACGAAGTAGCGTCAATCAATTGAAAACCTTCGATTGGATCGAGCTCAACGGCAGTAAATAACGCATCAAGAAAACTTTGTCCCCCTTCTACACGAACAGAAATGTGATCTTTTTTTTCGAGCAATAGCTTTACTGTACGCTCAGCGACAAGTGGATGGCCTGGAACAGCGTATACAACATCCCCTTTTTTCACTTCTTCACATAAATGTTCAACAATATGTTCGTATACTTGTTCAAATTGATCATATTTTTCGTATATGTCGTCAAACGATTGAATGTGTATCCCTTCTGCCTCTAATTGTGCGACAACAGGATGATCTTTCGTTCGTAAAAAGAGGCGATTCGCTTGTTTTAATGTACGGTACACACCAAAAGACAACTGATCGATGTCTCCTGCCCCAAGACCGACAATTGTAATTGTACCCATGACTATCCAGCCTTTCTTTGCTTTATTTTTATTAAATAACGTCCAAACGGAAAAGCCAACAAGTCGTTTTCCGCCAAAACCTCTTTTTTAACGATCATTATAATATAAACAAACGCCCCAATAAAAACACCAATAATCGCTTGAAGCGATGAAAACAGACGTCCATGATGAATTGGTAACTCGTTTGTCCATATGATATATCCAACTAAAATGATCGCCATCATCGCTGCGGCTTTTATCGTTTGAATAATTATAGAGAGCGAAAGCAAAGGACGAGACATTCGTTTTTGCACATAAAAAAAGGCGATGGCGCACATGACGACATAGGCAATGAGTGTCGCTACAGCTGCCCCTACTGTATGCCATAAAGGAACGAGCAACACATTCAACCCCCATTTTGCTATCATGCCGACACAAACGACGAAAAATGGACGAAATACATCCCCAAGCCCTTGCAAAATGGCGATGAACGTTAATGTTAAAGAAGTAAAAAGAATAGAAACGGCTAAAATCGTCAACTCCATCGCACCAACATGATCTTTAAACAACATGATATTGGCTTGTTTTAATATGCAAACTAAACCAACGACTGCCCCCATTCCAATGATAAACGCTACGCGAACAGCTGTATATATTTCGTTGCGTTCCGTTTGTTTGCGCGATAACATCGGCACAAGTGCTAATGAAAAAGAAGTAGCTACTACTGTCCCAAGCTGAATAAACGGTTGACCACGGTCATAAATTCCCTTTGCTGTTTTAGCTAGTTCATGCAATCCTGCTTGTTGTAATAAAGGGAGAATGGTAAATGAATCAACAAGTTGTATTAAAACAAGAAGCATGTTAGCTAAACAAATGGTTACGCCATGAATGGCTAAAAATAAAAGCACTTTTCTTTTTTCTTTTGTTGAAATCCATGGCTCGGTATGAACATTCGTCCGCTTTCGCAACATATATGCAACGAGTACTGCGAGGGCAGCAAAACTTCCCATAAGTGAACCTATCATCGCACCGGCTCCTGCCTCATAAACGGTAAATCCGCGATGAAGCAAAAAAGAAGAAAGAAATAAAATCGATCCGACACGTACAAGTTGTTCAACTACTTGCGAAACAGCGGTCGGATTCATCTCTCCTCCCCCTTGAAAATATCCGCGAGAAACAGAAGTAAACGGAAGAAGCAAAAAAGCAAACGAAACGGTGCGAATCAACAGAGCTAGTTGATGATCTCCCATGAGCGCCGCAAGTGACGAAGCGCCAAAATAAAGAACGGAAAACATGACGATACTAAGGCATGATAAAAAATAAAAAGAAAGCCGAACAACAGCAAACTTATATGTTGATTGTTTATTTTCAGCGATAAGTTTTGAAATCGCAACCGGATAGCCATACGTTGACAAAGCGAGAAAAATACCGTAAAAAGGATAAACTTGTTGATAAATATAAAATCCGACATCGCCTACAATATTTTGATACGGAATTCGGTAAAAAGCACTTAATATTTTTGTAAATAAGGCGGCGACCGTCAACACAAACGCACCGCGCAACCAGTCTTTTTTCTCCATACACTTCACCTTTTTTTACTATTACATACATCAAAAAAAAGGTAGCGAGATGCTACCTTTATTGTTCCATTTGTCGAGCAAGGAAGCTCGCCGCAGTTTCCGCTGCTTTATGTTCCACTTCGCCAAGCGTTTTATCTTTCGAGAAAATAATGACTGCCCCGATTGGATCTCCTCCAGCAATAATCGGTGCAATCACGTATGATTGCATATGTTCTTCATGACCTTGCGTGAATGATACATTTTTTTCTTCCGTATGCAAAATCGATTGCCGATCTTCCATCACCTTTTCAACAAGTTCGCTTACGCTCTTGTTTAAATACTCCTTTTTCGATCCGCCTGCTACTGCAATAAATACATCGCGATCACAAATGAGCACAGGTTGTCCTAAACTGTCGAAAAGAGCTTCAGCGTACTCTTTTGCAAAGTCACCTAATTCACTAATTGGCGAATACTTTTTTAAAATGACCTCACCATCGCGGTCAACAAATATTTCAAGTGGGTCCCCTTCGCGAATACGAAGTGTTCTGCGAATTTCCTTTGGAATTACTACTCGTCCTAAATCATCGATTCGTCGAACAATACCTGTTGCTTTCATCTATCGATGCCTCGCTTTCATCTAGTGATTAAAAATGGCACTGGTGAAACAGTTGAATAATTCACCATTGTTGTGATTAGTATCCGTCACAAACAAAGTTATATACACAAAGGAGGGGGATTTTTTTTAAAAAGTGAAAATCCCCCATCTTCATCATTGCCATTTACTTATAAACAATAAACATGAACAATCAATTATTTTTTAGCATATTTTAACCCTTTTAGCAACTCATAAATGATCATTAACCATTGTTGAGGCTTCATTCCTTTTATATGAACAACAATTTTGAAGCGATCTTCATCCATGCCGAAACCAACATCTCTGCCATACGGTTCACCGAGCTTAAACAATTTGCTAACATCAATTTGCTTTGTCGTTTCTTGTGAGAATAAAATGGTGACTTCTTGCTTCGTTTGCTTAATGGATTCAATGAGATGCTGTTTTGCATATATTTTCATTTCGGCAATTTGGAATAAATAAGCCACTTCGTCTGGATAATCACCGAAGCGATCCAACATTTCTTCTCGTAATTGCTCGAGTTCTTCTAACGAATCAAGTCCGCGGAATCGCTTATACATCTCAATTTTTTGTTGTTCATTGGCAATATAATGTTCAGGGATGTACGCATCGACTTCTAAATCAATTTCCACTTCAAACGGTTTTTCTTGTTTCGTTCCTCGTTTTTCTTCAATCGCTTCTTTCAACATTTGCGAATAAAGCTCAAAGCCGACGGAATCAATAAAACCGTGTTGTTGTGCCCCTAATAAGTTGCCAGCTCCTCGGATAGATAAATCGCGCATCGCAATTTTGAAGCCAGATCCAAGCTCGGTAAACTCTTTAATGGCTTGCAATCGTTTTTCTGCTATTTCATTTAGCACCTTATCTTTTCGGTACGTAAAATACGCATACGCAATACGATTGGAACGTCCTACGCGCCCGCGCAATTGATATAGTTGTGAAAGACCCATCTTATCCGCATCATAAACGATTAACGTATTCACATTTGGAATGTCAACACCTGTTTCGATGATCGTCGTACTCACTAGTACATCATATTGACCTTCTAAAAACGCAAGCATGACCGCTTCAAGTTCATGTTCGGACATTCTTCCGTGTGCATATGTCACGCGAGCATCAGGTACGAGCGCCGAAATTTCTTCTGCCTTTCGATCAATATCTTCAACGCGATTATAAAGAAAAAACACTTGTCCTCCGCGCGCCATTTCGCGTTCAATCGCCTCTCGCACAATGATTGGGCTGTATTCCATCACATACGTTTGTACAGGGAAACGATTTTCCGGAGGTGTTTCGATGACGGACAAATCGCGGACACCGATAAGCGACATATGTAACGTGCGCGGGATCGGTGTAGCGGTTAACGTTAATACATCGATATTTGTTTTTAGTTGTTTAATTTTTTCTTTATGAGCAACACCGAACCGTTGCTCCTCGTCAATAATTAATAAACCTAGATCTTTAAACGATACGTCTTTTGATAAAAGCCGATGTGTTCCAATAACCATATCAATTGTACCGTCTTTTAAGCCTTGGATTGTTTCGGTTTGTTGCTTTTTCGTGCGAAAACGACTCAATAAACCGACGTGAATCGGGTACCCTTGAAAACGTTCACGTACTGTTTCGTAATGTTGTTGCGCTAAAATCGTTGTCGGTACGAGAAAGGCAACTTGTTTTCCGTCCATGATCGCTTTAAAAGCCGCTCGCAACGCTACTTCTGTCTTTCCGTAACCAACATCCCCACATAGCAATCGATCCATCGGCCGTTCGCTTTCCATATCGCGTTTAATTTCACGAATGGAACGAAGCTGATCTTCCGTCTCTTGATATGGGAACGCCGCTTCAAATTCCCTTTGCATCTCGTTATCCGGTGAAAAAGCGTACCCTTTGCTCGCTTCTCGCTCTGCATATAATTTCATCAAGTCCTCGGCAATATCCTGAACAGAAGACTCTACTTTCTTCTTTACTTTCTTCCACTCTGTTCCACCTAATTTATAAATTTTCGGCTCTTTTCCTTCTGAACCGACATATTTTTGGACGAGATCCATTTGATCAACAGGAACGTATAACGTATCATTCCCTTGATATTGAATATGAATGTAATCTTTATGAACACCGTTAATTTCTAACGTTTCGATCCCTAAATATTTTCCGATTCCATGATTGACGTGGACGACATAGTCGCCGACTTTTAAATCTGTATAACTTTTAATCCGTTCCGCGTTCGACAATTTTTGGCGTCGCACAGGACGTTTCATTCGCTTTTTAAATAGCTCTTCTTCTGTAATGACGGCGAGTTTTTGCATCGGCAATTCAAAGCCTGCAACTAACCCAGACGGGACAATTTGACATTTCCCATGCAATAATGCATCATCTTTCCCGATTTGGATAGCATCAATCTCATAATCTTCTAACGTTTGTTTCAGTTTTTTCGCTCGCTCTTCATTTCCTGCTAACAAAACGACAGCATAATTCCCCTTTTGCCACCGCTCAACTTCTCCCTTTAACAACTGCATTTGACTGTAAAACACTTGCATTTGCTTACAAGATACATTAACAATGTTTTGAGGATGCGTGTATGGAATATGACGTAAAAATAAAGACAAGTAAATCGTTGATCTCATCCGTTTTTGCAATACTTCTGGAAACGAATGAGAAATCGAGACACTTTGCACAATCTTTCCTTCTTCTAATAAGTTTGTGTACCATTCTGCCTCTTCCTGTTCCAGTTTTTCTGCTACTTCTTGAATACGACTCATTTCATCGATGATGACGACACCGTGCTCTGGAATGTAATCTAGCAAACTTGCAGCAGAAGGATAGAAGAGCGAGAAATATTTGTACATTTCTTCGATTGATTTTCCGTTTTTCAACTGCTCCAATTCAAATGATACATGTTCATATAAACGATTTTTCGTTTTTTCATCATGAATATGTTGCAACGTATCATGAAGTTTTGCTTCTAGCTGTTGAATCGCTTCGTTTATATGTTGTTGTTCAACGATCAGTTCAGTTGCCGGTCCAATTAACACCTCATCTATCTCAGCCACCGAACGTTGATCATCGACTGAAAATGTCCGAATTGACTCGATCTCCACGTCGAATAGCTCAATACGATAAGGAAGCTCAGCTGTAAGCGGATAAATATCAATAATACCTCCTCGGACGCTAAATTCCCCCGGAGTTGAAACAACAGACACACGTTCATATCCCATCGCAACAAATTGTTTTAAACAATGTTCTACATCCATTTGCTCACCGACGCGAAAATGAAGTTGATAACGTTGCCATACATCTTTCGGTGGCAATAGTCGTCGAAGTGCAGCAATGGGAGCGATAACAATTCCTTTTTTCCGCTCACACCAATAGTTTAACACTTCTAATCGTTGTGCTCGCAATTCCGGACTAGCTACAGCTAATTCAGCTGCAATTAATTCATTGACAGGATAAAGAAACACTTCTTCCTCATCAATTAATTGAATGAGATCATCATATATTTTTTGCGCTTGAAATAAATTGTGCGTCACAATGCATAAAGGTCGCTCAGTATCCTCATATAGAGAAGAAATGAAAACAGAACGGGCAGAACCAGACAAACCGGTCACAAGCTGTTCCTTTAAACCATTGCGAACCCCTTCTGCAACCGATTGCATGTCCGCGTGATGAATAAAATATTGTCGTAATCCGCGCAAAAAAACCCCCCCTCTCCAAACATAAATACAAAAACGCTTTGGGTAACCCAAAGCCAATCATTGAATAAATTTTTCGTATTGGTGAAGATCAGGATTTCGATCTAACGCCTCCTGGCAATCTTCGCAAATCGCCTTGACGCAAATTTCCCCTGTCGGAAGATATTGAATCATATCTAACCTTTCTTCTTCTGTTAATCGATGAAACCCCAATTTTTCACTCTCTAACTCAAGTCCATCAATCGTCCCGATTTTTACGCCACAATGGCGACAATAGTAATGCAATGCCATATGTGTCCCTCCCAAATGGTTGTTGTAATCGAATACATTTTGAACCATTTAGTCGGGAATTATTCATTACTTATTAAATTCGTTCATCACTTGCGCAAATGAAATTTTCAACGATCGTTCGCACGCATCGGCCGCCTTTTGAATGGCTTGCTCGATTTGTATTTTCTCTTCCGCTGTCCATCGCCCTAATACGTAGTCACTCACTCTCATTCCATTTTTCGGCCGATCAATGCCGATGCGAATGCGTTTAAATTGCTCTGTTTTCAAATGATGAATAAGCGATTTCATTCCGTTATGACCGCCAGCGCTTCCCTTTGGACGCAAGCGGACCGTTCCGGTTGACAAATCTAGGTCGTCGTAAATGACAATGAGATCGTCGACATCAATATTATAATAGTCCATCAACGGTCGAACGCATTCACCCGATAAGTTCATATATGTAAGCGGTTTGCATAATATGACTTTTTCACCCGCAATCACACCGCTTGTAAATATGCCTTGGAACTTCGTTTGATTAAGCGAAAGTCCCCAGCGATGAGCGAGCTCGTCAATCACCATAAAGCCTACATTATGCCTCGTTTGTTCATATTCTTTTCCAGGATTCCCTAAACCAACAAACAACTTTACCATTTCCCTGCTCCTTCTCTCCATACCGCAAAAGACGTAACCAATGATGGCTACGTCCGTCACGGTGTTGTTTCGCGTCCTTCTTCCGATTCTGGTCTCCCCGGTTCTTGTTCTTCACCGCTATGAATTTCTTCTTCTTGTTTTGGTGGCAAAATCGAAGCGATCACTTCTGTTGGATCGTGATTGATTTCGTAAGCACCGTTTGTTTGAATATGTGAAACTGTAATGACATCGCCTACTTGCAAATTCGTTATGTCGACATCAATGGATGGAGGGATGTTTGACGGCAACACCCGAATGGACAACTGATGCATTGCTTGTTGCAATACGCCCCCATCTTTCACGCCAGCTGCTTCACCAACGAGATGAATCGGAACGTGGACATCGATTTCTGTTTTTGCATCAACAGCTAAAAAGTCAATATGAATAATATCATGGCGAATCGGGTGTTTTTGCATATCGCGAACGATGATACGAATATGATGGTCGTTCATCTTTGCGTCTAAAAGACCTGTGCCACCTGTAGCCCGCAACTGTTTTAAAAACTCAGCCGCATCAACAAAAACAGGTTGGCTATTCGTCGTTTTCCCGTACAACACAGCCGGGATGTGACCTTGTTTCCGCATTTGTTTGACGTAAGAACGTCGATGATCTGTACGCAATTGAAGTTGTAACAATGAAATCACCTTCCTATTTTAGCATCGCTCATAGCTTCCCCTAAAATAGGAAGGTCTAAACGTCATTAGTCAAACAACGCGCTAATCGACTGCTCTTCGTGTACGCGAATAATTGCTTCACCAATCAGAGGAGCAACAGATAGCTCGACAATTTTATTCGTTTTCTTTTCTTCAGGAATCGCAATTGTATTCGTGACAACAAGCTCTTTAATTTTCGAATTTTCAATTCGTTCAATCGCTGGACCTGATAAAACTGGGTGCGTACAACATGCATACACTTCTTTTGCCCCATGCTCAGCTAACGCATTTGCTGCTAAAGTGATTGTTCCAGCTGTATCAATAATATCGTCCACTAAAATCGTCGTTTTTCCTTGTACATTACCAATAATGTTCATCACTTCTGCTACATTTGGTTTCGGACGACGCTTGTCAATAATAGCGATCGGTGCTTTCAGACGATCTGCCATTTTCCGTGCACGCGTCACGCCACCATGATCTGGAGAAACGATGACAATAT
It encodes:
- a CDS encoding 50S ribosomal protein L25/general stress protein Ctc codes for the protein MISLLQLQLRTDHRRSYVKQMRKQGHIPAVLYGKTTNSQPVFVDAAEFLKQLRATGGTGLLDAKMNDHHIRIIVRDMQKHPIRHDIIHIDFLAVDAKTEIDVHVPIHLVGEAAGVKDGGVLQQAMHQLSIRVLPSNIPPSIDVDITNLQVGDVITVSHIQTNGAYEINHDPTEVIASILPPKQEEEIHSGEEQEPGRPESEEGRETTP